A genome region from Phosphitispora fastidiosa includes the following:
- the gltA gene encoding NADPH-dependent glutamate synthase → MSLNNSPIKNDMPCQDPKVRAKNFEEVALGYTVEQALDEANRCLGCKKEPCRQGCPVQVPIPQFIAKIQENDFAGAIATIKDKNALPAVCGRVCPQEAQCEKYCVRAKKGDPVGIGRLERFVADWERSQGVKPVECAPATGKKVAVVGSGPAGLTVAADCAQAGHDVTIFEALHVPGGVLMYGIPEFRLPKAIVQAEIANLKKIGVKVEVDAVIGAIDTVDELLENEGFDAVFIGTGAGLPYFLGIPGENFNGVYSANEFLTRTNLMKAYLFPEYDTPIKVGKKVAVLGGGNVAMDCARTALRLGAEEVHIVYRRSMEELPARVEEVHHAEEEGVIFDILTNPTEIIGNDQNWVTGMTCLKYELGEPDESGRRKPVPVEGSDFHMPMDTVVVAIGQGPNPLVPRTTKGLDTNRKGNIVASEETGATSKPSVYAGGDVVTGAATVIKAMGAGRVSATSICELLKK, encoded by the coding sequence ATGTCACTAAACAATAGCCCTATTAAGAACGATATGCCTTGCCAGGACCCGAAGGTAAGGGCAAAGAACTTTGAAGAGGTAGCTCTGGGTTACACCGTGGAGCAGGCATTAGATGAAGCTAACCGCTGCCTGGGATGTAAGAAAGAACCATGCCGTCAGGGCTGTCCTGTTCAGGTGCCAATACCGCAGTTTATTGCTAAAATTCAAGAGAATGATTTTGCGGGAGCAATCGCAACCATTAAAGACAAGAATGCCCTGCCGGCTGTCTGTGGAAGGGTTTGCCCACAGGAGGCCCAGTGTGAAAAGTACTGTGTCCGCGCCAAAAAAGGCGATCCCGTTGGCATCGGGCGCTTGGAGAGATTTGTTGCTGACTGGGAAAGGTCACAGGGTGTAAAGCCTGTTGAGTGCGCTCCAGCTACCGGTAAAAAGGTTGCCGTTGTCGGATCAGGACCTGCCGGACTGACTGTTGCTGCTGACTGCGCTCAGGCTGGACATGATGTAACTATTTTTGAAGCCCTTCATGTACCCGGTGGAGTTCTTATGTATGGTATTCCCGAATTCCGTCTTCCCAAAGCCATTGTTCAGGCTGAAATTGCTAACCTGAAGAAGATAGGTGTCAAAGTTGAAGTAGATGCAGTCATCGGTGCAATTGATACTGTTGATGAGCTTCTCGAAAACGAAGGTTTTGATGCTGTGTTTATTGGGACCGGCGCCGGACTTCCATACTTCCTGGGTATTCCCGGGGAAAACTTCAACGGTGTATATTCAGCCAATGAATTCCTGACCAGGACGAATCTGATGAAGGCTTACCTGTTCCCCGAGTATGACACTCCTATCAAGGTAGGCAAGAAGGTTGCCGTTCTTGGCGGTGGTAATGTGGCCATGGACTGTGCCAGGACAGCTCTGCGTCTTGGCGCTGAGGAGGTTCATATTGTATACCGCCGCTCCATGGAAGAACTGCCGGCGAGGGTTGAGGAAGTGCATCATGCCGAGGAGGAAGGGGTAATTTTTGATATCCTGACAAATCCAACTGAGATTATAGGTAATGATCAAAACTGGGTAACAGGTATGACCTGTCTCAAGTATGAGCTTGGTGAGCCTGATGAGTCAGGCCGCAGAAAGCCTGTTCCTGTTGAAGGTTCAGACTTCCATATGCCAATGGATACAGTTGTTGTGGCTATCGGGCAAGGGCCTAACCCATTGGTTCCAAGGACTACTAAGGGTCTGGATACCAACAGGAAAGGGAACATTGTTGCCAGTGAAGAGACTGGAGCTACTTCCAAACCAAGTGTATATGCAGGTGGAGACGTCGTAACAGGCGCCGCTACAGTTATCAAGGCAATGGGAGCAGGCCGGGTATCGGCAACAAGTATCTGTGAGCTGCTCAAAAAATAA
- a CDS encoding cyclodeaminase/cyclohydrolase family protein: protein MLDKSCKEFIDVLASKAPVPGGGGAAAMGGAVGMALSNMVGNLTVGKKKYADVEDEVKVLIEKGNKVIADLESLVDKDAEVFEPLSKAYGLPKDTPELAQKRDETLENCCKVACSVPMDIMRAAFEGIKIHARMGEIGTMLAISDVACGVVFMKAALIAASMNVIINVNSIKDAEFNKATQEEMDRLLAEGTKVADDTLALVTKKLA from the coding sequence ATGTTAGACAAGTCATGTAAAGAATTTATTGATGTCCTGGCATCAAAGGCTCCGGTACCGGGTGGCGGTGGAGCGGCAGCAATGGGTGGAGCTGTAGGAATGGCCCTGTCCAATATGGTAGGCAATCTTACAGTTGGCAAGAAGAAGTATGCTGATGTTGAAGATGAAGTTAAAGTATTAATCGAGAAGGGCAATAAGGTAATAGCTGACCTGGAGTCACTGGTAGACAAAGATGCTGAGGTGTTTGAGCCCCTGTCAAAGGCTTATGGACTGCCTAAAGATACTCCGGAACTGGCTCAGAAAAGGGATGAAACCCTGGAGAACTGCTGCAAGGTAGCCTGTTCAGTTCCTATGGACATTATGAGGGCAGCTTTTGAAGGCATTAAGATTCATGCCAGAATGGGTGAAATCGGCACAATGCTTGCAATTTCCGATGTTGCCTGTGGCGTTGTTTTCATGAAGGCCGCTCTCATTGCTGCCAGCATGAACGTCATTATTAATGTTAACTCTATTAAGGATGCTGAGTTCAACAAGGCCACCCAAGAGGAAATGGACCGCTTACTGGCAGAAGGCACCAAAGTTGCAGACGATACACTTGCACTTGTTACCAAAAAGCTGGCCTAA
- a CDS encoding bifunctional 5,10-methylenetetrahydrofolate dehydrogenase/5,10-methenyltetrahydrofolate cyclohydrolase, protein MAERLAGKAVADAMKEDLSKKVEELKAKGIMPKLGIVRVGARPDDLFYEGGAKKTCDTIGMAYEVFEYPADISQEAFEKAVTDVGANKEINGILMFAPLPKHLDERKIRSLIPVEKDVDCMTLGSAAKVFADDLTGFPPCTPTACMDILKFYDIPLKGKKAVVLGRSLVVGKPVAMLLLREHATVTICHSRTENLPAVCADADVLIAAVGRAKMVKADFVKPGQVVIDVGINEDPDNPGKYCGDVDYAVVEPIVQKITPVPGGVGSVTTVVLCKQTIMACEMQNGLA, encoded by the coding sequence ATGGCTGAAAGATTAGCCGGAAAAGCAGTTGCTGATGCCATGAAGGAAGACCTCAGCAAAAAAGTTGAGGAACTGAAAGCAAAGGGTATTATGCCTAAGCTGGGGATTGTTCGGGTCGGCGCCCGCCCTGATGACCTTTTTTATGAAGGTGGCGCTAAGAAAACATGTGATACTATAGGTATGGCTTATGAAGTTTTTGAGTATCCTGCTGATATTTCTCAGGAGGCATTTGAAAAAGCCGTTACTGATGTTGGGGCCAACAAAGAAATTAACGGTATCCTGATGTTTGCTCCACTGCCCAAGCATCTGGACGAGCGTAAGATCAGGTCGCTGATTCCGGTAGAAAAAGATGTTGACTGCATGACTCTTGGAAGTGCAGCCAAGGTATTTGCTGATGACCTGACAGGCTTCCCGCCATGTACTCCGACTGCCTGTATGGATATCCTGAAATTCTATGATATCCCCTTAAAAGGCAAGAAAGCAGTTGTCCTGGGCCGCTCTCTGGTTGTCGGGAAACCTGTTGCCATGCTTCTGCTAAGGGAACATGCTACTGTTACCATCTGCCATTCCCGCACTGAGAATCTTCCTGCAGTGTGTGCAGATGCCGATGTTCTGATTGCAGCAGTTGGCCGTGCCAAGATGGTTAAGGCAGACTTTGTAAAACCCGGTCAGGTTGTTATTGATGTCGGTATTAATGAAGACCCCGACAACCCTGGGAAATACTGTGGTGACGTAGATTATGCCGTGGTTGAGCCGATTGTTCAGAAAATTACTCCCGTACCCGGTGGGGTAGGCTCAGTAACTACTGTTGTTCTCTGCAAGCAGACCATAATGGCATGTGAAATGCAAAACGGACTGGCTTAA
- a CDS encoding sporulation protein — protein sequence MLEKMLASMGIGAATVDLEIPNPQVEPGESLKGIVKISGGSVEQEVKKIEISLMLKSAYEEHKQSRLLNREVSSVIIAENMVITPGYAEEIPVNFEIPFARNMPISRGRTRYYLQTKIDIRKAIDPVDHDDILVIPNTYLKMFFDALATLGFHEKKHSGDFDGVLQEFSYDPTTFFAQELVEIKVHAKVKKSEIDITIKMVKKNRGLIENLVDDIDPNIAVIQFTLIFSKMENTQKTADYLKELFEQECRKI from the coding sequence GTGCTAGAAAAAATGTTGGCCAGTATGGGTATTGGTGCGGCTACGGTCGACCTGGAAATACCCAACCCCCAAGTAGAACCGGGTGAGAGCCTGAAGGGCATCGTGAAAATCTCAGGAGGCAGCGTAGAACAGGAGGTTAAAAAAATTGAAATCAGCCTTATGCTGAAATCTGCTTATGAAGAACACAAGCAGTCGAGGCTGTTAAACAGGGAGGTTTCATCAGTAATCATCGCCGAAAACATGGTAATTACGCCTGGCTATGCAGAGGAAATACCTGTTAATTTCGAAATTCCTTTTGCCAGGAACATGCCAATTTCCAGAGGCAGGACGAGATACTATCTCCAGACAAAGATAGATATCCGTAAGGCTATCGACCCTGTTGACCATGATGATATATTGGTAATTCCAAACACTTACCTCAAAATGTTCTTTGATGCCCTGGCAACTCTTGGTTTTCATGAAAAAAAGCATTCCGGGGACTTTGACGGAGTTTTACAGGAATTTAGTTATGACCCCACTACGTTCTTTGCCCAGGAGCTTGTAGAAATTAAGGTCCATGCAAAAGTAAAAAAATCCGAAATAGATATAACAATTAAAATGGTTAAGAAAAACCGGGGATTAATTGAAAATTTGGTTGATGATATTGACCCAAATATAGCAGTCATTCAATTCACACTCATTTTTAGTAAAATGGAAAACACCCAAAAAACTGCCGATTATTTAAAAGAATTGTTTGAACAAGAGTGCCGGAAAATATAA
- a CDS encoding DMT family transporter translates to MKQAKVNPYSAVFFGVIAVSFSSLFVKLSDANSFTIAFYRLFITFMLLLPIGWKEKITGLREITFRDGLLACLSGVFLAVHFVVWFTSLEYTSVASSVVLVTTQPIWVVIGSYIFFGEKIGFKALAGGAIALLGGIMIGVGDFETGGTALIGDILALAGAVAVSGYLIIGRRIRSRVGLPVYTLLAYGSSSIILGITTAAVEMPFYPYPQHEWALFFGLAFVCTVLGHTVFNWTLRYIQASVVAIAILGEPLGAILWAAVFLGENPTPQQLISGAIIILGLYIFTKYSKQDSPAESINR, encoded by the coding sequence TTGAAACAAGCTAAAGTAAATCCCTATTCAGCAGTGTTTTTTGGAGTGATTGCAGTTTCTTTTTCTTCCCTGTTTGTCAAACTTTCAGATGCAAATTCATTTACAATAGCCTTTTACAGATTATTTATTACCTTTATGCTTCTCCTTCCCATAGGATGGAAAGAGAAAATTACCGGCTTACGGGAGATTACCTTCAGGGACGGTTTGCTGGCTTGTCTGAGCGGCGTCTTTCTTGCTGTACATTTTGTTGTCTGGTTTACTTCACTGGAATACACCAGTGTTGCCAGTTCGGTGGTTTTGGTGACGACACAGCCTATTTGGGTTGTAATTGGTTCATATATTTTCTTCGGAGAAAAAATTGGATTTAAAGCCCTTGCCGGAGGAGCTATAGCATTGCTGGGCGGTATCATGATCGGTGTGGGGGATTTTGAAACAGGCGGAACGGCTCTGATAGGTGACATTCTCGCCCTTGCCGGTGCTGTGGCGGTGTCAGGATACCTCATTATCGGCAGGAGAATCAGGAGCAGGGTAGGGCTTCCCGTATATACCTTACTTGCTTATGGGAGCAGCAGCATCATTTTGGGCATAACCACAGCAGCGGTTGAAATGCCGTTTTATCCTTACCCGCAGCACGAATGGGCGCTCTTTTTTGGACTGGCCTTCGTCTGTACTGTGCTCGGACACACTGTTTTCAACTGGACTCTCAGGTATATCCAAGCCTCAGTTGTAGCGATTGCGATACTGGGAGAACCTTTAGGCGCCATTTTATGGGCAGCGGTTTTCCTGGGAGAAAACCCAACTCCCCAGCAGCTGATTTCCGGGGCCATAATAATTCTGGGGTTATATATCTTTACAAAATACAGCAAGCAGGACAGCCCGGCTGAGTCGATTAACCGGTAA
- a CDS encoding EAL domain-containing protein, with amino-acid sequence MDLIIPSVMATLLGTILLTHVYWYLFLRYRERFMKIWAMSWTVYALRFTLELIVQFGTNGILIVAGQQFTTLASGLLFMWGTYSFLGKHLSRWPLYAVLVDGIWITAGFLLDIPLHILNLPTFLFLGLVYIWTGVMLLRSRDLEGLGRLFTGWGFVLWGIHKLNYPFAGMIPGFAPWGYLTAAVLEFVVATGILLVYLEKMRAVLSSGEARFRRLAENAQDIIYRCRLLPSRGFEYVSPAATDITGYTPEEYYADPDLLFKITHADDLDVLNVLPVLTVEQGKPVIMRTFRKDGNMVWTEHHTVPFYDETGCLVGFEGIARDITRRRQAEEELRKSEWRFREILENVRLLTVTLDKKGNITFCNDFLLEITGWRRDEILGTSWFDTFMPEFTRNQFREGFFKLFTEHAGPDDLHKVTIIQTKSGEQRTVSWNTTILRDSTEEIIGLTCFGEDISERIQAEEVLKRYQLLFEHANDIILFFRRDGKILEANTAAVNTYGYSREQLLTMNVSDLRAEQTKALLAGQIDRAEQAGLLYETVHQLSDGKIMPVEVSLQGTVLEHEKVLLGIVRDITDRKRAEETINYLAYHDPLTELPNRVLFFDRLTVALANAKRNKQKLAVMFLDLDRFKLVNDIMGHAMGDQFLKKVGKQLKSCVRSNDTVARVGGDEFTILLPDISRDEDTVKVAKKIIHGLKKPWILNGYEFQITVSVGIVLYPNDGEDAETLTKNADTAMYRAKEQGDNYQFYTPAMNLKNVQRMEIEVALRKALENEEFQIYYQPQVNISKGMIVGFEALLRWNHPLKGVILPMEFISVAEDTGLIIPIGEWVLKTACAQNKAWQDAGYPPVRISVNLSAHQFRQRNLVDMVAAILVETGLEPKWLELELTESTAMQDVEFSLVMMKKLREMGIRIAMDDFGTGYSSLGYLRKFPLTTLKIDRSFVHDVLTDLEDAAIVATIIVMAQNLKLNVIIEGVESEEQLAFFEQQECYEMQGYLFSKPEHADVTEKMLQKQTAFKVSI; translated from the coding sequence ATGGATTTGATAATTCCTTCTGTCATGGCAACACTTTTAGGCACAATATTGCTGACACATGTATATTGGTATTTATTTCTCAGGTACCGTGAACGTTTTATGAAGATATGGGCAATGAGCTGGACAGTTTATGCTCTAAGGTTTACTTTAGAACTAATTGTGCAATTCGGAACTAACGGGATCTTGATTGTTGCAGGTCAGCAGTTTACAACCCTGGCAAGTGGTTTGCTGTTTATGTGGGGGACATATTCATTTCTGGGAAAACATCTGTCAAGGTGGCCCCTGTATGCCGTTTTAGTTGACGGTATCTGGATTACTGCCGGATTTCTCCTGGATATACCGCTGCATATTTTAAATCTGCCCACCTTTTTATTCCTTGGACTTGTTTATATCTGGACAGGCGTGATGCTGCTCCGGTCCAGGGATTTGGAAGGGCTGGGGAGGCTGTTCACCGGATGGGGATTTGTGTTATGGGGGATACATAAGCTGAATTACCCCTTTGCAGGTATGATCCCCGGGTTTGCACCGTGGGGATACCTGACAGCGGCAGTGCTAGAGTTTGTTGTTGCCACCGGTATCCTGCTGGTATATCTTGAAAAAATGAGGGCTGTCTTATCTTCAGGTGAGGCGAGATTCCGCAGACTGGCAGAAAATGCGCAGGATATTATTTACCGCTGCCGCCTGCTGCCAAGCCGTGGTTTTGAATATGTCAGCCCTGCTGCCACCGATATTACGGGTTATACTCCGGAAGAGTATTATGCAGATCCAGACCTTTTATTTAAAATAACCCATGCCGATGACCTGGATGTTTTAAACGTGCTTCCGGTTCTGACAGTTGAGCAGGGCAAACCTGTTATCATGCGAACTTTCAGAAAAGACGGAAATATGGTTTGGACCGAACACCATACGGTGCCTTTTTATGACGAAACCGGTTGTCTAGTGGGGTTTGAAGGAATTGCCAGGGATATTACCAGGCGAAGGCAGGCCGAAGAAGAATTAAGGAAATCGGAATGGCGTTTTCGGGAGATTTTGGAAAATGTCAGACTCTTAACCGTTACCCTTGATAAGAAAGGAAATATTACCTTCTGTAACGATTTTCTGCTTGAAATTACAGGGTGGCGGCGTGATGAAATTCTGGGGACCAGTTGGTTTGATACATTTATGCCCGAGTTTACCAGAAACCAGTTCAGGGAGGGCTTTTTCAAGTTGTTCACAGAGCATGCCGGACCTGATGACCTGCACAAGGTTACTATAATTCAAACTAAGTCAGGGGAGCAGAGGACGGTTTCATGGAACACAACAATACTAAGAGATTCAACAGAGGAGATTATCGGGCTGACCTGTTTTGGTGAAGATATTTCGGAACGGATACAGGCTGAAGAGGTGTTAAAGAGGTATCAGCTGCTGTTTGAACATGCGAATGATATCATACTTTTCTTCCGCCGTGACGGTAAAATACTGGAAGCTAACACTGCTGCGGTTAACACCTATGGATATTCCAGGGAGCAGTTGCTAACAATGAATGTTTCCGACCTGAGGGCAGAGCAGACAAAAGCGCTGCTTGCGGGACAGATTGACAGGGCAGAACAGGCAGGGCTCCTTTACGAGACAGTGCATCAGCTAAGTGATGGAAAAATTATGCCTGTTGAGGTGAGCTTACAGGGAACGGTGTTGGAGCATGAAAAGGTACTCCTTGGGATTGTACGTGATATAACGGATCGGAAAAGGGCAGAAGAGACTATAAATTACCTGGCATATCACGACCCACTTACAGAGCTTCCCAACAGAGTACTGTTTTTTGACCGCCTTACTGTTGCTTTAGCAAATGCTAAAAGGAATAAGCAGAAGCTTGCTGTGATGTTTCTTGACCTGGACCGTTTTAAATTGGTTAATGATATTATGGGTCATGCAATGGGTGACCAATTCCTGAAAAAGGTTGGTAAACAGTTAAAGTCCTGTGTGAGGTCAAATGATACTGTAGCCCGGGTCGGTGGTGATGAATTTACTATTCTGCTGCCAGACATAAGCAGGGATGAGGATACAGTCAAGGTTGCCAAAAAAATTATTCATGGCCTTAAAAAGCCATGGATTCTTAACGGTTATGAGTTCCAGATTACCGTAAGTGTGGGGATAGTGTTGTACCCGAATGACGGAGAAGATGCCGAAACACTCACCAAGAATGCGGATACAGCCATGTATCGGGCTAAGGAACAGGGTGATAATTACCAATTCTATACTCCGGCAATGAATCTGAAGAATGTGCAGCGCATGGAAATCGAGGTGGCGTTGCGGAAAGCCCTGGAAAATGAGGAGTTCCAAATATATTACCAGCCGCAGGTCAATATTAGCAAAGGTATGATTGTCGGATTTGAGGCTCTCCTCCGGTGGAACCATCCTCTAAAAGGTGTTATCCTGCCAATGGAATTTATCAGTGTGGCGGAAGACACGGGACTAATCATTCCGATTGGCGAATGGGTTCTGAAAACAGCCTGTGCCCAGAACAAGGCATGGCAGGATGCCGGTTATCCCCCGGTAAGGATTTCAGTAAACCTGTCGGCACACCAGTTTAGGCAGAGAAATCTGGTGGATATGGTAGCAGCTATATTAGTTGAAACGGGTCTGGAACCCAAGTGGCTGGAACTTGAATTAACAGAAAGTACGGCCATGCAGGATGTAGAGTTCAGTCTGGTCATGATGAAGAAACTAAGGGAAATGGGAATCAGGATTGCTATGGATGATTTCGGGACGGGTTATTCGTCTCTGGGTTACCTCCGGAAGTTTCCGCTTACCACTCTTAAGATTGACCGGTCGTTTGTGCATGATGTGCTGACAGATCTGGAGGATGCGGCTATTGTAGCTACCATCATAGTTATGGCCCAAAACCTTAAGCTTAATGTGATTATAGAAGGAGTTGAAAGCGAAGAACAGCTGGCCTTTTTTGAGCAGCAGGAGTGTTATGAAATGCAGGGATACCTGTTCAGCAAACCGGAACATGCCGATGTTACCGAAAAAATGCTGCAAAAACAGACAGCTTTTAAGGTGAGCATTTAA
- the xseA gene encoding exodeoxyribonuclease VII large subunit: MKIISVSNLNGYIKEKLDSDFLLSNVWVRGEISNFKHHSSGHMYFTLKDKTGAVKAVMFRSRNNSLFFEPKEGMAVIAKGYVSVYERDGMYQLYVEEMHQQGVGTLHVAYLQLKEKLEKEGLFDPQRKRPLPRFPQRIGVVTSQTGAAVRDIVTVIHRRYPQAHIILFPVAVQGDEAPGQICEGIRLANEMTNLDVLIVGRGGGSIEELWAFNTEVVARSIFASTVPVVSAVGHETDFTIADFVADMRAPTPSAAAEIVVPDFREIQKNIDMLEQRMILGLKNLIYTSREKLNSLTGSPVMKRPQDKIYRMMQDLDQVTRRMAQAAKLNLTGKKSCLALQVSRLDDLSPLATMKRGYSICRDPGGRVVNSVNGVRPGDTVEVIVTDGSADCVVKNIKEGAYGRR; the protein is encoded by the coding sequence GTGAAAATCATTTCTGTCAGTAATCTGAACGGTTACATAAAGGAAAAACTTGATTCTGACTTTTTACTGAGTAATGTCTGGGTCAGAGGGGAAATATCCAATTTTAAGCACCATTCCTCAGGGCACATGTATTTTACCCTAAAAGACAAAACCGGGGCTGTTAAAGCCGTAATGTTCAGAAGCAGGAACAACAGCCTCTTTTTTGAGCCCAAGGAGGGCATGGCAGTTATAGCAAAGGGTTATGTTTCGGTATACGAGAGGGATGGGATGTACCAGCTCTATGTTGAGGAAATGCATCAACAGGGAGTTGGCACACTGCATGTGGCCTACCTGCAGTTAAAAGAAAAGCTGGAAAAAGAAGGGCTGTTTGACCCCCAAAGGAAACGACCCCTGCCCAGATTTCCACAGCGGATAGGTGTGGTTACTTCGCAGACCGGGGCAGCAGTGAGGGATATTGTTACTGTGATACATCGAAGATACCCCCAAGCACATATTATTCTGTTCCCGGTTGCGGTACAGGGGGATGAGGCTCCCGGGCAGATTTGTGAGGGGATTCGTCTGGCAAATGAGATGACAAACCTGGATGTCCTTATAGTCGGCAGGGGCGGCGGGTCTATTGAGGAGTTATGGGCTTTTAATACAGAGGTGGTGGCCCGCAGCATCTTTGCCAGCACTGTCCCTGTAGTATCCGCTGTAGGACATGAAACTGACTTTACAATTGCTGATTTTGTTGCCGATATGCGTGCCCCAACTCCTTCGGCGGCAGCCGAGATTGTAGTCCCTGATTTCAGGGAAATCCAAAAGAATATAGATATGCTGGAACAGAGAATGATACTTGGACTGAAAAATTTGATCTACACATCGAGAGAAAAGTTAAATTCCCTGACCGGTAGCCCTGTTATGAAAAGGCCGCAGGACAAAATATACAGGATGATGCAGGACCTGGATCAGGTGACTAGAAGGATGGCACAGGCAGCAAAATTGAATTTAACCGGGAAGAAATCCTGTCTGGCCCTCCAGGTTTCCCGGCTTGATGACTTAAGTCCTCTGGCCACAATGAAAAGAGGCTACAGTATCTGTCGTGATCCGGGGGGGAGAGTGGTTAACAGTGTTAATGGTGTCAGACCGGGAGACACGGTTGAAGTTATTGTGACCGATGGCTCGGCTGACTGTGTCGTAAAAAACATTAAGGAGGGCGCTTATGGCCGCAGATAA
- a CDS encoding exodeoxyribonuclease VII small subunit has protein sequence MAADKTNAEPTFEEALNELENIVRLMEGGNLDLEDALARFEKGISLSRICNKKLEQAEKRIEMLLCKESGEIILEPAGAMEQKDE, from the coding sequence ATGGCCGCAGATAAGACAAATGCTGAACCTACCTTTGAAGAGGCACTAAATGAGCTGGAAAACATAGTCAGGCTTATGGAGGGAGGGAACCTGGACCTGGAGGATGCATTGGCCAGGTTTGAAAAAGGGATTTCACTGTCCAGGATTTGTAATAAAAAACTGGAACAGGCAGAAAAACGAATTGAAATGCTGCTCTGTAAGGAGAGTGGGGAAATAATTCTGGAACCTGCCGGAGCAATGGAGCAAAAGGATGAATAA